The Thermostichus vulcanus str. 'Rupite' genome segment TGGTCTGGAGAAACGGGGATGTGGTGGTAGTCGATGCCGAAGGAGCGGGCTGTGGGTTCCAAATCCGGGTGGTTGCTGATGATCAGGGGGATTTCCGCCGGTAACTCCCCGGCCCGTTGCCGCCAAATCAGATCCAGCAGGCAGTGGGTTTGTTTGCTAGCCCAGAGGGCAATGCGGGGGCAGGCATCGGAAAAGTGTAGTTCCCAGTTGGCCTGGATCCCTCGGGCAATGCCAGAAAAAGCAGGAATGATTTCCGCCCGTTCCAGTTGGAAGCCCTGCAGATCCCATTCGATGCGGCTCAAGAACAACCCCGCTTCCGGATCCGTGTGGTGATCGGCATGGATGATGTTGCCGTCGTAGCTGTGGATGAAGGCGGAGAGCTTGGCGACCAACCCTTTTTGATCAGGGCAAGACACCAACAGGGTGGCACTGGGCATAGATGGATAAAGTTAAAAAGGCTCAACCTTTTCACCCTACGGCCTGGATTTGCTTGAGAGCAAGCGAACAGGGATCCCGACCCAGATACCCGCACCAGCCCACTGCGCCAAGAATCTTCTCCATCTCCCAAAAGGCGACTTCGACCTAACAAAGCCACCAGATGGGATCCCTGCTCGCCAGAACCCGGCGAGCCCTGGAGGTCAATATCTTGGATAGGCACAGAACTGCCACCATTTTGCTCTTGCAGCAGCCGACCATCCAACACCGAGGTCGTAGCATTCAGGCCGGTTCATCAGCTTGATGGCATTAATAATTTTCCTGCCTGATATAGCCCGACCAGAATTATCGGTTGGACCACCACGTCTTCTTCCCTGCAAGTAGACCTGAGATAATCCATGGCCGTTTGTGGCCTTTGAGGGATCACCTGTAAAGTTACAGCCCTTTGCGCCAAGGGCACGCTAGCGCGACCGCTAGTCACCTAGCATAGGGTCAATCCCCTTCGCGACAGCGGTGCGGAGCACTCTAGCCCTTTTAAAATCGATTATGGAAACTACCGTTGTTGTCGCAAACCCGTGTTCACTTTTGGGGTGGCGCAGCCTGCCGTAGGCATTGTTGCTAAGCAACGCTAATGCTACGCGACACGCGACTGCGGAGCATTAGAGGGCTGTAAGCTTAGAACGCTGACTCCCCCTTCATCTCTTCAATCTCCGAAACTACCGCACAGTAAGGTGCTCAGCTACCTACAATCAACTTTTGTCAGTCAAACAGCTATGGGGCATATCGAAAAATCCAGTGCTTATTGAGCTTATTGAGAGTACAAACAATGGGATGCAGCTTTCAGCTCTCTTGTATTGACAAGTGTATTGACAAGAGCCGAATTAACCGAAGTGACCACAAGCGTTGCATCCTGACATAATACTTTACACTTTAGAGCCTCCAGTCATACGAGTCATCCAAATCACAAAATTACTTTCCTGACGGATAATCAGTTGAATATATCTCAACTTGTCTAATAATTTCTCGCCATATATTTTTGGTATCTCTATCATCAATAGAATTAGATAAGCTATCAATACCATATATATTCGAATCGTCACTCCGTTCACACTCTTTGTCGCTAGTCGGTCAAGTTTAAGATGGCCTTGAGGAATTTCCATAGTAGCTCTATCCCCCACCGTTGCCGATATGCTTCCCTAATATCCTCGTCGTCCATAACCTCTATTGGCACATTCGTCGCTAAACGATACTCTATCTGTTTCTCTAAATCACAAAAACTGACTACCCTAATTTTTCTCCCTCCCACATCAACCAACCTATTATTGTCAACAATCTAGTTGCTATTGATGCGGATTAAAAACAGTTTATTACTATTGATAAACTCATTGAACAACTCTTTGCGCGCAAACCCTCTATCCCCTACGGCTGAACCATTCTCAGGTGTCGTCCCTAAGACTAGTTCTCCAAAATAAGCGTCGTGCTTATCTCCAAAATGAATCAATAATTCACTGGGAGCCTGCATCTCTTGGTTCAAGGTGGTTAATAGTTTGACTTGATGATACTGCTTTGCCCAGAAGAACTTGCTTGTCAAACTGATGACCGTTGAATCAAAGGGACAGATGATCACATCTTTCTGGCTGGGCCGACGACGCACTTGGTGGAGTAAATCCACAAAAAGTCGGTTGATAGACTGTAAGCTTCGGCTTGAACAAGCTCTAGAGAATGAAGATAAACTACCTTCTACTCCAGTGTGGTGGAGTTGAAAGAATAGATCTCTCAAGCTTGTGACTGACTTATCCAAAATATAGGTCAGCCAGATTTTGACGAACAACTGGGTGTTCATCACCGGATAGTCGTGGCTAGGAAGTTGAGCCAACAGAGACTTGACAACTCCTGGAAGGGAACGTAGGCTAGTCATTGCTGAATAATGTTTTTGCAAGGGCTAGATTAACATATCTGGTCCTTTTTCTTGTCCTTTAAGCTATCGTGCAACACTTGTGCAAAGTGACCCATAGAAAAGTGAAATTGAAAAAGGGGAGATTAGGCTTTTGGAAGGTTCTTTTGCCAAACTCGTCGTAGAAGTTCTGTGCGCTCTAGACGGTTGAAAACACGAGTGATGAGTTCCGGGCCAACGATAGGTTTACTAACAAAATCATCTCCTCCTACCGAAAAGACCTGTTCAACAATTTGAGAGTCTGTGTGGGCGGTGAGGAAGAGTACTGGGATCCAACTCCAATCTGGGTCATTACGTACAACCTGGCAAAGTTCAATCCCACTGAATTTGGGCATCTCTATGTCGAGGATTAGAAGCTCAGGGTTGAGGTAATTGAGTTGTTTCAAAAAGTCTTTTGGCTCAGAGAGAGTATAGACTTCTAAACCCCAGGGATCCAACAGCTCCTCTAGAGCAGACAGCATAGATTCATCGTCATCAACAACCAGAATTTTGGCTCTCTTGAGGCTCTTGAGAGCAGAGTCTTTGCTATTTGTAGTTGTTTGTCGATCCAGTTGAGTTTTAAGTGTAATCAGTATTTCATTAAAGGAGAGAGGCTTCTGTAGGAGGATATGTTTCCCAAGGCGGGAGGTTTCAACCCGTGTGGTTAGGTCAGTTCTCTCTGTTAGCAAAATTAGGGAGGTGGGAGGATATGAGATGTGGGGCTGTTTGAAGTGGATGAGATTGATTATGGGATCCATCTCTGGGATCTCATCTAGGTCAATGATCCAAGCAGAGGGTGAGGGGGTAAAGTCCTGTGGATGATTTAGAGCATCAAGGTTTGGAATCGGTCTGATCTTAAAGCCATGTTCTGTTGCCAAGCTTTGGAAAGGAGAAGATGTGGCTTTGCTCCAATAGGCTGCAATTACAGGGAGATTGGCATGAGTAGCGTCAAATGACTCAAAGGCTTGCCTAAGGGCTGTTATTGTTTTTCTTAAGTGTTTAAGTTGGGATCCACTGAGTGGTTTCTTGTGTAATTGCTCTTCGATCTGGCGAGCCAGCTCCGAGCCTTGACTAAAACCAAAAGTACCCAAAGAACCTGCCAATTTGTGAGCTTCTCCTTCGGCTTCATGACGAGTGATTTCTAATTCGGGATTCTGGCTGATCTCGCCAGAGAGCTGAGAAACAAGATCTTCCAGAGTGTTTAACCGTTGCCAGTGCTGGGTACGATACCGTTGCCAAGTCTTGGCTAGGGCCTGTTGGGTGCGTTGCTGTTTGGAACTTTGATTGGGCTGCTCCTCTGGTTCAGGATGAGAAGGGTTTGACTCTGCAGGTGTGGTCAGATCTTCTGGTGGAGCTTTGAGGCGATACCCCAAGCCATAGACTGTTTCGATGATGTCGGGTGCAGCGGCTGACTTTAATTTGTGGCGTAAGCCTTTAACATGGGCACGCACGGTATCTGTCCCTGGGGGATCTTCATAGGTCCAGAGATGATCGAGGATGGCACTTTGGCTAAATACTCGCTGAGGATTGCGCAGAAAAAGTTCTAGTAGGGCGTATTCTTTGGGGGTAAGGTGAAGAGGGAGATCGGCAAAGCTAACTTCACAACTACTGGGATCCAACCGTAGCTCTCCCCAGCTCAAAATCGGTTGTTGGGCAATTTGACCTCGTCGGAGAAGGGCACGAATGCGGGCAGCCAATTCTGTCATTTCAAAGGGCTTGACCAGGTAATCGTCGGCCCCAGCATCCAACCCTTCCACTTTCGTCTCGCTGTGGTTGTGGGCAGTTAAGAGCAGGATCGGCTGGGTATAACCTTGGGTGCGCAAGTCTCGGCAGAGATCAATACCGTTTTGGTCGGGAAGACCGACATCCAACATCAACAGGTCGTAGGGGTAGACCTCCAGGTAATCTTGAGCCTCTTGACCATCACGGGCAATATCCACCACGTAGTAATCTGCGCTGAGGGCCTCGACAATAGCAGTGGCCAAGCTGGCTTCATCTTCGACCAAAAGGAGCTTCACGCTGGGATCCCTAGGGGTGGAGTTTCACAAGTCCTTCACATCCATTCTCTACTTTAGAGTCACTGTACATGCCTGATCTCGGCCTGTCTCCGTCTGTTCAGAGAGGCTTAACCCTGGCTTCAGGGAAAATTCATCTGGATTCGGCAGGCTGAGGAGGAATTGAGTGCCACAGTGCTCTGCTTAGAACTACGGCGAGCCCCTTGGCTTACTTGCACGTAAGGATGGTTTGTCCATGTCTCTGTTCAACGAAACCTCCCTGGAGCAGCAGTTGCTGGCGCAGGGCATTATCGATCAAAGACAGCTGGCTTTGGCGAGAAAGGTACAACGACAACAGATGGGGCCATTGTTGATGATATTGCTACAGCTCCAGTTCATTGATCTTGACCAGATGAGTGGACTGATCAGCGGTTGTTAGATCTCTCGAGCAATTGGCTGAACACGGTTGTTTTTTGTTTCAATAGTTTCATTTAGTCTCATTCGCTGTCTTCTAGCGAATCTCATGGTGCCTACAGAACTTGATGTTGCAGAAGTC includes the following:
- the purU gene encoding formyltetrahydrofolate deformylase: MPSATLLVSCPDQKGLVAKLSAFIHSYDGNIIHADHHTDPEAGLFLSRIEWDLQGFQLERAEIIPAFSGIARGIQANWELHFSDACPRIALWASKQTHCLLDLIWRQRAGELPAEIPLIISNHPDLEPTARSFGIDYHHIPVSPDHKAEAEAQQLALLQQYQIDLVVLAKYMQVLSGSLLRQAPPVINIHHSTLPAFAGANPYHRAHQRGVKIIGATAHYATEDLDEGPIIEQDVVRVSHRDTVADLIRKGRDMERVVLARAVRYHLENRVLVYQNKTVVFA
- a CDS encoding response regulator, with protein sequence MKLLLVEDEASLATAIVEALSADYYVVDIARDGQEAQDYLEVYPYDLLMLDVGLPDQNGIDLCRDLRTQGYTQPILLLTAHNHSETKVEGLDAGADDYLVKPFEMTELAARIRALLRRGQIAQQPILSWGELRLDPSSCEVSFADLPLHLTPKEYALLELFLRNPQRVFSQSAILDHLWTYEDPPGTDTVRAHVKGLRHKLKSAAAPDIIETVYGLGYRLKAPPEDLTTPAESNPSHPEPEEQPNQSSKQQRTQQALAKTWQRYRTQHWQRLNTLEDLVSQLSGEISQNPELEITRHEAEGEAHKLAGSLGTFGFSQGSELARQIEEQLHKKPLSGSQLKHLRKTITALRQAFESFDATHANLPVIAAYWSKATSSPFQSLATEHGFKIRPIPNLDALNHPQDFTPSPSAWIIDLDEIPEMDPIINLIHFKQPHISYPPTSLILLTERTDLTTRVETSRLGKHILLQKPLSFNEILITLKTQLDRQTTTNSKDSALKSLKRAKILVVDDDESMLSALEELLDPWGLEVYTLSEPKDFLKQLNYLNPELLILDIEMPKFSGIELCQVVRNDPDWSWIPVLFLTAHTDSQIVEQVFSVGGDDFVSKPIVGPELITRVFNRLERTELLRRVWQKNLPKA
- a CDS encoding DUF2949 domain-containing protein, giving the protein MSLFNETSLEQQLLAQGIIDQRQLALARKVQRQQMGPLLMILLQLQFIDLDQMSGLISGC